From the Saimiri boliviensis isolate mSaiBol1 chromosome X, mSaiBol1.pri, whole genome shotgun sequence genome, one window contains:
- the PRR32 gene encoding proline-rich protein 32, whose amino-acid sequence MACIENVLGGHAPSPMIVAADKNGNQELHHDMPLQCLSSKLEDDAEPWGQTQVPLRPSVNMLTDLAREQLECPSERTGSCIPFHSLRALIHPYGPPPAVAEESLATAEVNSSDALAGWRQEGQDAINASWEVSGGPPALIVGGANVNNVTERGSNNARLHVALPRGKGFFPARRPQVRGPSHIPTLRSGIVMEVPPGNTRIAFRGKLAHVSFPLRGPCHPMHNWPRPIPLSSSTPGLASCATAHCFIPPPPPIFNPFLTMPIPFAPPLILGPPLPSYFAHFHSVGMPTRASPTREHS is encoded by the exons ATGGCTTGTATTGAAAATGT CCTTGGAGGGCACGCCCCCTCACCCATGATAGTAGCTGCGGACAAAAATGGAAACCAGGAGCTGCACCACGACATGCCTCTGCAATGTCTGAGTTCCAAGCTGGAGGATGACGCAGAGCCCTGGGGTCAAACTCAAGTACCGCTGAGACCTTCCGTCAATATGCTGACTGATCTGGCTAGAGAGCAACTGGAGTGCCCCTCTGAGAGAACAGGATCCTGCATTCCTTTTCATAGTTTGAGAGCTCTCATACACCCCTATGGGCCACCACCTGCTGTTGCAGAAGAGTCCCTAGCAACAGCAGAAGTAAATAGCTCTGATGCACTGgcaggctggaggcaggagggacAGGATGCTATTAACGCGTCCTGGGAAGTCTCTGGTGGTCCTCCTGCACTGATAGTAGGGGGCGCAAATGTCAACAATGTCACTGAGAGAGGCAGTAATAATGCAAGGTTGCATGTGGCTTTGCCACGAGGTAAAGGGTTCTTTCCTGCCAGGCGCCCACAAGTGAGAGGCCCTTCACATATTCCCACCCTTAGGTCAGGGATAGTAATGGAGGTGCCTCCCGGAAATACACGAATAGCCTTCAGGGGAAAGCTGGCTCATGTTTCTTTTCCACTCAGGGGTCCATGCCACCCCATGCATAATTGGCCAAGGCCTATCCCGTTGTCTTCCAGTACTCCAGGTTTAGCTTCTTGTGCTACTGCTCATTGCTTcatccctcctccacctccaatTTTCAATCCATTTCTCACTATGCCTATTCCTTTTGCTCCTCCTCTGATATTGGGTCCTCCGCTGCCTTCTTATTTTGCCCATTTCCATTCTGTGGGAATGCCAACTCGTGCATCACCCACCAGAGAGCACAGCTGA